One Elgaria multicarinata webbii isolate HBS135686 ecotype San Diego chromosome 7, rElgMul1.1.pri, whole genome shotgun sequence DNA window includes the following coding sequences:
- the RBIS gene encoding ribosomal biogenesis factor, translated as MGKNKAKGQKQKNVFHVANKKIMKTKSKTKPVTTSLKKINIVNDEKVNMVNKVFTEVQKEVKQLSKAIPAASSKMIQIPKPLEGEAANVDAATNLLSQL; from the exons ATGGGCAAGAACAAGGCGAAAGGCCAGAAGCAGAAGAATGTATTCCATGTGGCCAACAAAAAAATAATGAAGACTAAAAGTAAAACAAAGCCAGTGACAACCAGTCTAAAAAAA ATCAATATTGTGAATGATGAAAAGGTCAACATGGTAAATAAGGTatttacagaagtacaaaaagaaGTTAAGCAATTATCCAAAGCCATTCCTGCAGCCTCTTCAAAGATGATTCAG ATCCCCAAGCCTCTGGAAGGTGAAGCAGCTAATGTGGATGCTGCTACTAACTTACTGTCTCAACTGTAG